From the genome of Streptomyces sp. NBC_01116, one region includes:
- a CDS encoding 5-(carboxyamino)imidazole ribonucleotide synthase: MTFPVVGMVGGGQLARMTHEAGIPLGLKFKLLSDTPQDSAAQVVSEVVIGDYRDLDTLRAFARGCDVITFDHEHVPTEHLRALEADGIPVRPGPDALVHAQDKGVMRAKLLEIGAPCPRHRIVSDPADAAAFAEEAGGFPVILKTVRGGYDGKGVWVVRSEADAADPFRAGVPVLAEEKVDFVRELAANIVRSPHGQAVAYPVVESIQVDGVCDTVIAPAPELDETLAGEAQRLALRIADELGVVGHLAVELFETRGPDGKPGILVNELAMRPHNSGHWTMDGAITSQFANHVRAVLDLPLGDPRPRAPWTVMCNVLGGDYPDMYQAYLHCMARDPQLKIHMYGKDVKPGRKVGHVNTYGDDLADVRERARHAADYLRGTITE, from the coding sequence GTGACGTTCCCGGTAGTCGGCATGGTCGGCGGCGGTCAGCTCGCCCGCATGACCCACGAGGCGGGTATCCCCCTCGGCCTGAAATTCAAGCTGCTCAGTGACACTCCCCAGGACTCGGCGGCCCAGGTGGTGAGCGAGGTCGTCATCGGCGACTATCGCGACCTGGACACGCTGCGCGCCTTCGCGCGCGGCTGCGACGTGATCACCTTCGATCACGAGCACGTGCCGACCGAGCATCTGCGGGCCCTGGAGGCGGACGGCATCCCCGTGCGCCCCGGCCCCGACGCCCTGGTGCACGCCCAGGACAAGGGGGTGATGCGTGCCAAGCTCCTGGAGATCGGCGCACCCTGCCCCCGCCACCGCATCGTCAGCGACCCGGCCGACGCCGCCGCGTTCGCCGAGGAGGCCGGGGGCTTCCCCGTCATCCTCAAGACCGTGCGCGGCGGCTACGACGGCAAGGGCGTGTGGGTGGTCCGCTCCGAGGCGGACGCCGCCGACCCGTTCCGCGCCGGGGTCCCGGTCCTCGCCGAGGAGAAGGTCGACTTCGTACGGGAGCTGGCGGCGAACATCGTCCGCTCGCCGCACGGCCAGGCCGTCGCCTACCCGGTCGTCGAGTCCATCCAGGTGGACGGCGTCTGCGACACGGTGATCGCCCCCGCCCCCGAGCTGGACGAGACGCTGGCCGGCGAGGCCCAGCGGCTCGCGCTGCGCATCGCCGACGAGCTGGGCGTCGTCGGACACCTCGCGGTGGAGCTGTTCGAGACCCGCGGACCCGACGGGAAGCCCGGCATCCTGGTCAACGAGCTGGCGATGCGCCCGCACAACTCGGGCCACTGGACCATGGACGGCGCGATCACCTCCCAGTTCGCCAACCACGTGCGGGCGGTCCTCGACCTCCCGCTCGGCGACCCGCGCCCGCGCGCGCCCTGGACGGTCATGTGCAACGTCCTGGGCGGCGACTACCCGGACATGTACCAGGCGTATCTGCACTGCATGGCCCGCGACCCGCAGCTCAAGATCCACATGTACGGCAAGGACGTGAAGCCGGGCCGCAAGGTCGGACACGTCAACACCTACGGCGATGACCTGGCGGACGTGCGGGAGCGCGCCCGGCACGCGGCCGACTACCTGCGAGGAACGATCACCGAATGA
- a CDS encoding GtrA family protein produces the protein MSERGALRTRLELLAREVAKFGAVGAFGLLVNIAVFNLLRHTTDLQVVRASVVATFVAILFNYVGFRYWTYRDRDKTGRTRELALFLLFSAAGAVIETGVLYLATYGFGWNTPVQSNVFKIVGIGVATLFRFWSYRTWVFKTLPAKEAVLSAERFLEQRGPTPEERVAPDPVRN, from the coding sequence ATGAGCGAACGGGGCGCACTGCGGACCCGGCTTGAGCTGCTGGCCCGGGAGGTCGCCAAGTTCGGCGCGGTCGGCGCTTTCGGCCTGCTGGTCAACATCGCGGTCTTCAACCTCCTGCGGCACACGACGGACCTCCAGGTGGTCCGGGCGAGCGTGGTGGCGACGTTCGTCGCGATCCTCTTCAACTACGTGGGCTTCCGCTACTGGACCTACCGGGACCGCGACAAGACCGGCCGGACCCGTGAGCTGGCCCTCTTCCTGCTGTTCAGCGCGGCGGGCGCGGTGATCGAGACGGGCGTGCTGTACCTGGCGACGTACGGCTTCGGCTGGAACACCCCGGTCCAGAGCAATGTCTTCAAGATCGTCGGCATCGGGGTCGCCACCCTGTTCCGCTTCTGGTCCTACCGGACCTGGGTCTTCAAGACCCTGCCCGCCAAGGAGGCCGTGCTGAGCGCGGAACGGTTTCTGGAGCAGCGGGGGCCGACGCCGGAAGAGCGGGTAGCGCCCGACCCCGTACGGAACTGA
- a CDS encoding ATP-binding protein, which yields MRRRLINSTLAVVLVVIAVFGVSLVIVETRTISASAQESVESEALRLISVVDSRLLGAERINPGVLAEQIDPKRYALVEIPGREPIAVGERPVGSVLRAVETGDQGEKVTVEESRSAVTREVGRTLLIIGAVALLAIVSAVLLAVRQANRLTSPLTDLAETAERLGSGDPRPRHKRYGVPELDRVADVLDSSAERIARMLTAERRLAADASHQLRTPLTALSMRIEEISVTDDPETVKEEANIALTQVERLTDVVQRLLTNSRDPRTGSAVVFDLDEIVKQQIEEWRPAYRSAGRALVCSGKHGLKAVGTPGAVAQVLAALIENSLMHGGGTVALRTRVTGNQAVIEVTDEGPGVPAELGARIFERTISGRNSTGIGLAVARDLAEADGGRLELLQQHPAVFALFLSRVPLDRKAPERPVR from the coding sequence ATGCGCCGTCGGCTGATCAACTCCACGCTCGCCGTGGTGCTCGTCGTCATCGCCGTCTTCGGCGTCTCGCTGGTGATCGTCGAGACGCGGACCATCAGCGCCAGCGCCCAGGAGAGCGTCGAGTCCGAGGCGCTCCGGCTGATCAGCGTGGTCGACAGCCGCCTGCTGGGCGCGGAGCGGATCAACCCCGGGGTGCTGGCCGAGCAGATCGACCCCAAGCGGTACGCGCTGGTCGAGATCCCCGGCCGCGAGCCCATCGCCGTCGGCGAACGCCCCGTCGGCAGCGTCCTGCGCGCCGTCGAGACCGGGGACCAGGGCGAGAAGGTCACCGTCGAGGAGTCCCGCTCGGCCGTCACCCGCGAGGTCGGGCGCACCCTCCTGATCATCGGCGCTGTGGCGCTGCTGGCGATCGTCTCGGCCGTGCTGCTCGCCGTACGCCAGGCGAACCGGCTCACCTCGCCGCTCACCGACCTCGCCGAGACCGCCGAACGCCTCGGCTCCGGGGACCCCCGCCCGCGCCACAAGCGGTACGGGGTGCCCGAGCTGGACCGGGTCGCCGACGTCCTGGACTCCTCGGCCGAGCGGATCGCCCGGATGCTGACCGCCGAACGCCGGCTCGCCGCCGACGCCTCGCACCAGCTGCGGACCCCGCTGACCGCGCTCTCCATGCGGATCGAGGAGATCTCCGTCACCGACGACCCCGAGACGGTGAAGGAGGAGGCGAACATCGCCCTCACCCAGGTCGAGCGCCTCACCGACGTCGTCCAGCGGCTCCTGACGAACTCCCGCGACCCGCGCACCGGCTCCGCCGTCGTCTTCGACCTCGACGAGATCGTCAAGCAGCAGATCGAGGAGTGGCGCCCCGCCTACCGCAGCGCCGGCCGCGCACTGGTCTGCTCCGGCAAGCACGGGCTGAAGGCCGTCGGCACCCCGGGCGCGGTCGCCCAGGTCCTGGCGGCGCTGATCGAGAACTCCCTCATGCACGGCGGCGGCACCGTCGCCCTGCGCACCCGGGTCACCGGCAACCAGGCGGTCATCGAGGTCACCGACGAGGGCCCCGGCGTCCCCGCCGAACTGGGCGCGCGGATCTTCGAGCGGACCATCAGCGGCCGCAACTCCACCGGCATCGGCCTGGCCGTCGCCCGCGATCTCGCGGAGGCGGACGGCGGCCGGCTGGAGCTGCTCCAGCAGCATCCGGCGGTCTTCGCGCTCTTCCTCAGTCGGGTCCCGCTCGACCGCAAGGCTCCTGAGCGCCCGGTGCGCTGA
- a CDS encoding response regulator transcription factor, producing MTRVLLAEDDASISEPLARALRREGYEVEVRQDGPTALDAGLQGGIDLVVLDLGLPGMDGLEVARRLRAGGHTIPILVLTARADEVDTVVGLDAGADDYVTKPFRLAELLARVRALLRRGASEPVAQPATHGVRIDVESHRAWMGEEELQLTAKEFDLLRVLVRDAGRVVTRDQLMREVWDTTWWSSTKTLDMHISWLRKKLGDDAANPRYIATVRGVGFRFEKS from the coding sequence ATGACCCGTGTACTGCTCGCCGAGGACGACGCATCCATCTCGGAGCCACTGGCCCGCGCACTGCGTCGGGAGGGTTACGAGGTCGAGGTCCGCCAGGACGGTCCGACCGCGCTGGACGCCGGACTCCAGGGCGGCATCGACCTGGTCGTCCTCGACCTGGGGCTGCCCGGGATGGACGGTCTCGAAGTCGCCCGCAGGCTCCGGGCCGGCGGGCACACCATCCCGATCCTGGTGCTGACGGCCCGCGCCGACGAGGTCGACACGGTGGTCGGTCTGGACGCGGGCGCCGACGACTACGTCACCAAGCCGTTCCGGCTCGCCGAGCTGCTCGCCCGGGTCCGCGCGCTGCTGCGCCGCGGAGCCTCCGAGCCCGTCGCGCAGCCCGCCACCCACGGGGTCAGGATCGACGTCGAGTCGCACCGGGCCTGGATGGGCGAGGAGGAACTCCAGCTCACGGCAAAGGAGTTCGACCTGCTGCGGGTCCTGGTCAGGGACGCCGGCCGGGTCGTCACCCGCGACCAGCTGATGCGTGAGGTCTGGGACACCACCTGGTGGTCCTCCACCAAGACCCTCGACATGCACATCTCCTGGCTGCGCAAGAAGCTCGGCGACGACGCCGCCAATCCGCGGTACATCGCCACCGTGCGGGGCGTCGGCTTCCGGTTCGAGAAGAGCTGA
- a CDS encoding peptide MFS transporter has translation MASSLTKDSPSSGEKTFFGHPRGMATLFMTEMWERFSFYGMRAILTLYLVAAVLDGPLEGREALAASIYGVYNAVVYMAAMPGGWVADRLWGARKAVLVGGIIIALGHFALALPSDITFFFGLALIAVGTGLLKPNISAMVGALYEDQSSARRDAGFTLFYMAINLGGFAAPLLVGYLGENISWHLGFGVAGVGMTFAVIQYALGSKHLGDIGKLPAKPASPEERTRMLRKVGLWSGVAVAALLIDLALGTYDIEHIVNVLAVLGVVVPIVYFVTIFRDPALTKEDRPKIKAYVWFFITAVLFWMIYDQSGSLLTIFADNKTDRFIGGWEFPASWLQSVNPALVIILAPIFAAVWVKLATRNREPSTPMKFALAMLLIGGSFGIMGLAGAAAANSETGKVTVFWLLAVYLAQTMGEMCLSPVGLSLSTKLAPKMFMGQIMGLWFLATSTGNALNGWTTKLNAPLGDAAYYTLQAVVAVAAGISFIVAGRKIRALMGNVK, from the coding sequence ATGGCGTCCAGCCTGACGAAGGACTCGCCCAGTTCCGGCGAGAAGACCTTCTTCGGCCACCCCCGCGGTATGGCCACCCTGTTCATGACGGAGATGTGGGAACGCTTCTCCTTCTACGGGATGCGCGCCATCCTCACCCTGTACTTGGTGGCCGCCGTGCTCGACGGCCCCCTGGAGGGCCGGGAGGCGCTCGCCGCCTCCATCTACGGTGTCTACAACGCCGTCGTCTACATGGCCGCGATGCCCGGCGGCTGGGTCGCCGACCGCCTCTGGGGCGCCCGCAAGGCCGTGCTGGTCGGCGGGATCATCATCGCGCTCGGCCACTTCGCGCTCGCGCTGCCGAGCGACATCACGTTCTTCTTCGGCCTCGCGCTGATCGCGGTCGGTACGGGTCTGCTGAAGCCGAACATCTCGGCGATGGTGGGCGCGCTCTACGAGGACCAGTCCAGCGCCCGCAGGGACGCCGGTTTCACCCTCTTCTACATGGCGATCAACCTCGGTGGCTTCGCCGCTCCGCTGCTGGTCGGCTACCTCGGCGAGAACATCAGCTGGCACCTCGGCTTCGGTGTCGCCGGTGTCGGCATGACCTTCGCGGTCATCCAGTACGCGCTCGGCTCCAAGCACCTCGGCGACATCGGCAAGCTGCCCGCGAAGCCCGCCTCCCCCGAGGAGCGGACGCGGATGCTGCGCAAGGTGGGCCTCTGGTCCGGCGTCGCCGTCGCCGCGCTGCTGATCGACCTGGCGCTGGGCACGTACGACATCGAGCACATCGTCAACGTCCTGGCCGTGCTGGGCGTCGTCGTGCCGATCGTCTACTTCGTCACGATCTTCCGGGACCCGGCGCTCACCAAGGAGGACCGGCCGAAGATCAAGGCGTACGTGTGGTTCTTCATCACGGCCGTGCTCTTCTGGATGATCTACGACCAGTCCGGCTCGCTGCTGACGATCTTCGCCGACAACAAGACGGACCGTTTCATCGGCGGCTGGGAGTTCCCCGCCTCCTGGCTGCAGTCGGTCAACCCCGCGCTGGTCATCATCCTGGCCCCGATCTTCGCCGCGGTCTGGGTCAAGCTGGCCACGCGCAACCGTGAGCCCAGCACCCCGATGAAGTTCGCGCTGGCGATGCTCCTCATAGGCGGCTCCTTCGGCATCATGGGCCTGGCGGGCGCGGCCGCGGCGAACAGCGAGACCGGCAAGGTCACCGTCTTCTGGCTGCTCGCCGTCTACCTGGCGCAGACCATGGGTGAGATGTGCCTCTCCCCGGTCGGGCTGTCGCTGTCCACGAAGCTGGCGCCGAAGATGTTCATGGGCCAGATCATGGGCCTGTGGTTCCTGGCCACGTCGACGGGCAACGCGCTGAACGGCTGGACCACGAAGCTCAACGCCCCACTGGGCGATGCCGCGTACTACACGTTGCAGGCGGTCGTGGCCGTCGCGGCGGGCATCTCCTTCATCGTGGCGGGTCGCAAGATCCGCGCTCTCATGGGCAACGTCAAGTAG